In Pedobacter sp. W3I1, one DNA window encodes the following:
- a CDS encoding GNAT family N-acetyltransferase, giving the protein MKPIMVLMEESALAFYYSMVQIEQIFPSLTWRIRHEAMYPDEPFDIVKLPDDFDGIHFGLYLDHKLTGVVSLFQDGDVYQFRKLAIMPDTQKAGYGSQLMAYILDFCKIQKATKLWCNARVNAKEFYFKFGFHETDKTFFKDGYGFVVMEKRTLNYQPSC; this is encoded by the coding sequence ATGAAACCTATTATGGTGTTGATGGAAGAATCGGCTTTAGCTTTTTATTATAGTATGGTTCAAATTGAGCAAATATTCCCTTCTCTAACCTGGCGGATCAGGCACGAAGCCATGTATCCTGACGAGCCATTCGACATTGTAAAACTGCCTGATGATTTTGATGGCATCCATTTTGGATTATACCTCGATCATAAATTAACGGGAGTAGTTTCTCTATTTCAAGACGGGGATGTTTATCAATTCCGCAAACTTGCCATTATGCCCGATACTCAAAAAGCAGGTTATGGCTCACAACTAATGGCCTATATCCTTGATTTTTGTAAAATTCAGAAAGCGACAAAACTATGGTGCAACGCACGTGTAAATGCTAAGGAATTTTATTTTAAATTTGGCTTCCACGAAACAGATAAAACCTTTTTTAAAGATGGTTACGGTTTTGTGGTAATGGAAAAAAGAACTTTAAATTACCAACCGTCATGCTGA